gtcacaccttgttttgattactgtatctttataGTAAGTTTTCAAATTAGGAAGTATGagttctccagctttgttctttttcaggattgtttttgGCTATTTTGGTTCCCTTGAGGTTCCATGTGAATTTCAAGATAGGTTTTTCTattcttacaaaaaaaagaatctattgagatttttataggaattgcactgaatttgtaCATTGCTTTCAGTAGTATTACTATGTTagcaatattaaatcttccaatccatgatcACAAGTTgtctttctacttattttttcagcagtgttttgtagtttttgttgtaTAATTatttgcctccttggttaaattaattccttttttaaattgaagtctagctgatttacaatatggtgtttaaatttattcctaagtactttattttttgttctgttgtAAATGGAatggttttattaatttctgtttgGCTTGTTCATTGTCGGTGTATAGAAATTCAACTGATATTTGTTATTTTGTATCCTTCAATTTGGCTGAAGTAATTTCTTAGCTCTCACAGTTTTCCTGTgggtctttaaaattttctgtatataaaatcatgtcacctgcaaacagaaataattctacttcttttccaatttggatgttcctttcttccttctctttctttctttctttccttctcttccttccttccttttcttttctgtctttccttttctttctttcttttctttctttcttgcctaattgctctggctaaaacttccaatactatgttgaattgAAGGAATGAAGGTGGGATAcccttgtcttatttctgatcttaggggaaatCCTTCAGTCTTTTACCACTGAGGATAATGTCAGCTATGAGtttttaacagattttctttACTGTGTTGAGGagatttccttctattcctagtttattgagcattttttttatcatgaaaagatgctagattttgtcaaatgctttttctgcctaAGTTGAGGTGATCATGTGAGGTGTTTTTAATCTTACTACATAGTCTGATAGTTatctatttctaggaatttgtcctttcatctaggttatctaatttgctGACATGTAAATGCTCATAGCATTctcttattatcctttttatttttataaaattggtaGTAATATCAccacttttatttctgatttcagtactttgagtcttctctctttgaTTCTCATCAATCTAGCTAAAGGCTTGTCAATTcagttgatcttttcaaagaaccaacttttggttttattgactttttttctatttttttctaatctccaTTTTATTCTTCTCCACTCTTAAgctttattacttccttccttctcctggctctggcttaattttttcttctttttctagttcctttaggtatacagttagattattgatttgagatctttcttcatttttaatgtatgCATTGCAGCAATAAATTTCCTTCTTAGCAATGCTTTCTCTGCTTTCGATAGTTTTGGTCTGTTGtgtctcattttcatttgtctcaaggtgtttTCTAATAAAGCTTCCTGATTCTTTACTCAACCATGTTGAGTCTACTGAAGAGCCCTTCTAAGGAATTCTTCATTTAGTTtaactgtttttgtattttaatgtatttctatttaatttctagcattttcttttgatttctttcttggaATTCTTCCTGTCAGCTATATTGTCATCCGTTCTTGAATTGTtgtcaatttctttcatcagagcccttaacatattaatcaatcttattttataatctttatgtGATAATTCCAGCATCTGTAACTGCAGTTCTGACAAACAGCTTTGTCCCTCAGATGCTGCTTCCTCTTGCCTTTGGCAGGCTTTGTAATTTTTTGCTGAAAGACAGACATGTTGTATAGGGTAATAGGTACTGAGGTAAACAGGCTTTTCGTGTGAGGATTTATGTTAATCTGGCTAAGAGTTGGGCCATTTTAGTATTTCTTATAGGCACCAGAGGCTTCATATGACTCTAGTGGGCTtacttttccctctccttttttcaTGGCTTCCCTTTGTTCTGATCCTTAGAGAAAGTCTTTGTCTTGTAGCTCTTTTGTATTTCACCCACTGTTCTCATTCCTGCAGGCTCATTAGTTTGCCAATAGGGTTAGTCGGGAGTGGATGCTCCCTTGTCTTCTAAGCTTCtaattaggtctcagtcttttgTAGGCCAGTGCTGCATGGGCAGGGTCAAGCCTTCAGAACCCCTAGTCCTTTACTGCCTTCCAGCTCCAGTTTGTATTTTAGAGTCCTCTTCTGGTTAACCAtccttttctttctatctatctatctatctatctatctatctatctatctatctatcatatttctttctttccttctttccttccttccctccctccctcttttccttcccctttccttcccttgcctccttccttcctttcttctttctttctctttccttccctcctttcttcctcccttcatctttctttcgttctttctttctttctttctttcttctttctttcttccttccttccttccttccttccttccttccttcctttctttcttcctttctttctttctttctcccttaagtgagacaggaaggctggAGTGACTGGAGTTGTGTGGAGTTCCCTTCAAGGCTTGTTAGGGAGAAAGATCTGGAAGCTTTCACAATGGCTACTCTTCTCCCTTTGCTAGGCCCACAAGGGGACCTTTGTCTATCCTCACCCTGAAAACACAGTGTGGTTCTTGGAGGAAAGCTAAGGAAGTGTGGCCCCCCCTTTTACTGCCCAGCCCCCCAGCTTCTTACTCAGCCCACAACCATTTGTCAAAACTACTCTTTAACTGTTGCCACCAATTCTTTGGCATCTTGCCATTTCTGCTCCAGGTCTCCATTGCTGTATTTCTCTGCAGGCACCTGTCTCTCCAGGCTTCAGGGAAGTTGTTTTGCTCtctgacctcagttctctgataGGTCAAGAAAAgtcactgattttcagtttgtccAGCCTTTTCTTGTTGTAAGGATGAGAATGGTAACTTCCAAGGCCTTATACATAATAACAAAAGaaccacctctcccctcccaaaGACGTGGGTGTTTGTGTGAAGATGGAGCCCAGACCACCAACATCAGGGCCATAAGATAGCTGGGCACTAGGGTGGGGACATGGAAGCTGGATGCACtgctcatttaaaaacaaatgcaccTTTTCATGGTTAAAGTAAGTTTCACTTTTTGCAGTTTTGAAGAGGACTTTAAAAGAACATTTAGGAGAAAAAGGAGTGAGTGCAGCCTTGTTTGCAACAACAAAAATGGGAAGTAACTgaatatccatcaacagaggagtttttttttttttttttacctttttgagggggggtaattaggtttattcatttatttatttttagaggaggcactggggattgcacccaggaccctgtgcatgctaagcatgcactctgccacttgagctacaccctccccaccaacaagGGAGTGCTTGAATTGCTTGTTACCTACAGGAGATGGCTGTGCAGCAGCTGTTCAAGAGAACGGAGAGCCCGTGGGATCCTGGTGATGCTAAGCCCAGGGAAGATGTCTGCGATGTGGTGACACTGGGTGCAGTAAAAATGGTTCAGGTCCATGTGTGTTTAGGTCGTGGCCACAGAAAGGGTCTGAGGACACACCCAGTGTTCAAGGACAGGGAAGAGGAGGCTCCACACTTGGCACTGCTTGGCTTGGTTGTAGTAAATGGGAGTGAATTTTGAATCAGAATAACAGAGGGTAAGGGAGGAACTGGAGGACACTTACTTCCCATTGCCTTCCCTTCTGTGCCATGGAGCTTTGTATTCTGTGTGTTTGTCCCCGTTcagtaaaactaaataaataagcaaacaaacagataaaatgaGAAACCAGGAAAGGTAAGAAGGACCCCACTGTGTAGTTCGCAGGCTCTTCCCCAGCCTGTGTCGGCCTTCATTCCTTCTCCTTCCAGCACCTTCTCCtgctctcttccctgccctcctggtccACCCCAGGCCACCCTTCCAGCATCTCCCAGTTTCCGGCTCAACCTCAGAAAGTTGGAAGGCTGGAAGCACGGCACACAGGCCCCAGGGTGAACCCCAGCCCCGCCACCACGTGTGAGCCTGGGACAGCTGTGAGCTGGGGACAACCAGACTGAGGACCTTACTTTACATGGGAAAAAGCTCCTGTAACCTCTCCAGCCATGTTGAATGAGAAGGCTGGACATGACCAGAGTTCTGAAAATGCCCCACACAGACCTCTTCCACACCCATCCCTGGGCTGGGCACCTACCCCCGGAACTGGCCCCCTAAGTCCCTCCCAGTGGGCCACCTTGAGGATGCCCTTGAGGCCTGTGGAGCCCAGTCAGCCTGGCATCACCTGGACCTCTCTTGCTGGAGAGGGCAACCTGAGGGGCGCAGgtgtggagagagagatgggCCGAGGGAGCCCTGACTCACTGGACAAAGAGGAAGATCGCATGGCCCCCTTCGCTCTCCTAGCAAGGGGCTTAGCAGACCACACTTGGGACCCCTCCCCAGACTGCTAAGTGAGAATCTCTGTGGTGCCAGGATTGCCTAAGATGCTCCCCAGATTGAGAGCACGGGGCGACAGGTCCTCCCAGGTGGCCACGGCCCCACCTCCTTGTCACTGCTCCCCGCTGCTGGGTCCCTGCCCACCCGCCTGGCCATGGCCTCTGAGCAGAGTGATTTGGGACCTCGTTTTTGCTGGACATGTTTGTTGTCACAGAGGTTGCAGACCCCACAGCACCCTTGTGTCCCTTTTCTCCCAGAGAAGGGTCCCTGGATGGAGAACTGGTCCCCAGCTCCGTCCCCTGCTAAGACCTCGCTAACGCCAGCAAGCAGGCCCTCAGGGCCCGAACGCACCCACAGCTCCCGCCTGCTGTGTGCTGAGCTCTTGGTGGTCCTACCTGCAAAGTCATCGTGTCACATTAAGGAAACGTCCGTCAGAACTTCTGCCAAGGAAAACCCAACTCTGCTGCTCTCCAGACACGAGGCCCACCGGCAACAGGAAATCAGGAGGCCGTACACAGCCTGGTGatatttcattctcacaacaggATTTACTCAGCCCCGGCTCTGCTGAGGCACAGCACAAATGACAGGGAGATGCGCGGCTGTCACCCAGAGGCCCCAGACATCTGTGTCCTGAAAGAAGGGAGGCGCGGAGGCTTTGAGAGGAGCGTTCCTGGTGGGAGCCTGCTGAGAGCAGGGCCCGAGGAGCTGGGATGGGACGCCAACACCATCAGCCCCCAGGCCTGTGGAGCGTGCCGTGGGCTTCAGTTTCTATGTAGGAGACAAGGAGAGCGAGGGCATTCCGTCTCCTGAAGGGATGCAGGAAGCTCTTCTGTGTGTCACCTGCCCACGTCAAGTCTCAACAGCACTGTCGGGACTATCTGTGGCAGTCCCTGGACACCTCGCTGTCCTGGGTCTCAATGGGTCTGACCAGGCCCTTTGGAACCTACCATGTGCTGTGCACAGAAGGCCCCAGAGGCAGTCATTCATGAGGGCCACAGAGCGTTTTCTAGCCCAAAACGAAGCCTCAGACAATAAGGAGAGGCCCCAGCCTGTGAACAGCTTGCCAGAATGCATCCCTCATCACCTGGAATTCCTCCCCCATCACctgggcaccccccccccacttcctctAGCAACAGTCTCATAGCTGGCTGAGGCAGGATCTGATGGTGAAGAACCTGGGTGAGAGGAGGGAACGCTGGCGAGGAGCCGGCTGCTGGACAGCTGCTCTGAGGCTGGCCAGAGTGGACCCCTGCCCTTCCTCAGGTGTGGGCCACCTTTCGCTCCGTGATTCTGAATGTTTGGTGCTGTGGACATGCTGTGGCCTTGGAGGACGCTCATTCAAAGGCGAGCCTTCTCCAAGTGGGAGGCCAGTGGGTACTGGCAGCATGGAGGGCAAGAACGGCAGTGTGGAGACTCCGTCGGTTTCTTCTGCAGGAGCATCTTGCCAGCCCACGGCTCAGGGGGAATGCTATTGGTTGTATGGGACGCTTTGGGACAGGGAGTCCACCAGCGCCCATCAGCCAGGGTCTGCAGTGTCCGGCCAGCCCTGCCGGGGCTGCACAGGAATGCATGGCGTCTGCTGGTTCAAGGTTCCTGCCGAGATGGCTGGTCTTGCTTCTGGTTCCCTCAGAGAAGCCCTTCAGGGCCCCAGAGGTTGTGGCTGCTCTTCCTGGGGATGGGAAACAGGCCAAGGCAGAACCAGCAGGCACTCCTGAGCTCATCTGcaagacccccacccccacatcctgCACTCAAGCTCCCACCCCTGAGCCCCAAACCCCCAACTCACATTGATTACTTTCAACCCCTGGGCAGACTTATCTTCAAATTATGTACTATTTCCTTCAGTTTCAAGCCTGAGCTCCTCTCTGACATGCTGTGTGAGTTGCAGCCAGGTGTGCCCACTTCACACTGGGTTTCGAGCCTTCACTTTTCCCTGGGGAAGTCAGTGAGGCACATTTTTGAGAGCACTGGCAGTTTGGCAGCTGTCCTTGGCCTTGGGCTGCCCCGCATCTGTTCAGGCTGGCTGAGCTGGACCGTTCAAGCCTGGATACCTCCGTATGAAAATGCCCTGCCCCGCTTGCCTCAGTCCTGCCACTGCCCTCCCCCTAGCACAGTCCTCACAtcaggggcagagggtggagatTTGGGTCTTAGGCTCTCCTGAATGTGGCCACAAAGACACAAGCCTGTTGTAAAGGTGGGGCTCAGCAGTGCTGGCCCAGGGGCCCCCACTTCCAGTTGGTTGCAGAGGAGGCCATCAGGCATCAGGGCCAGGAAGCTGCAGAGGCTTTCTGGGGCACTTGCAGAGGGAGACCCCTCCTGCTGGCTGTGAAAGTGAGGGCCAGAACTCCTGACAGGTGATCCCAGAGTCTCAGCCAGCAGCAGGGCCGAGGGGGGGCTAAGAGTCCAGCTGGCCCCTGTGTGCAGCCTGCAGGGGCTGGTCCTCCGCAGAGGCCCGGGCCTGGGCATCCAGCCTGGCAGGCTCCGCCTTGAGCTGGCTCAGGTCCAGGATGCAGGCTGGGCACCTCTGGTCCAGTGGGCCAGCCACGGAGGGCAGGCCACAGATGGCAGGCCACACTGGGGAAGCTGTTAGGATGTTCCTGTTGCAGAATGTCAGGGCCGCTGGCCTGAGTCTGCCCACAGAGCCCGCTGCCTGTGTTCTGCCTCAGGGGCTGAGCAGCAGGGGGTTGGCAGTCTGGGTGGATCTGCAGGGCTGCCATCTGGGCCACATAGCCCGTCAGGGTGAGCTCTGAATCCAGAGAGTTCCCCCCAAGACCTGGCCTCCAGGGGCCTTGGAAACACCCCAGGTTCCCAGGCGGCCTGGGCTcctgggagctgggccaggcagaggggtCTGGGACCTTGCTTCTGCTGGAGATGCTTGTTGTCACGGAGGCTGCTGACTCCACCGAGGAGAATGAGCCTTCAGGGCAGCCTTGTGTCCCTTCTCCCCCAGAGATCCACACGCACTCCAGAGAGGGGTCCCTGGATGGAGAGCTGGGCCCCTGCTCGGCCCCCGCTAAGACCTCGCTCACTCCAAGCGGGCCCTCGGGACCCGAACACGCCCACAGCTCCCGCGTGCTCGGGGCTGAGCTCACGGTGGTCCTCCCTGCATCTAAGGCCCGGggccctctgccctccagcttCACTGGGCCTAGGCCCCCCTTCTCAGGGGCGGCTGCAGGTGTCTGCGCTGGCTCCCCGGGGGCCGAGGCAGGGGAGGCGCGGAGCTCCGGACCCCGGCGGAGCCAGTTGATGATGCCCATGGTGATGGCCAGCTCGGTGTCGCAGAGCTTCAGCAAGCACTCCTTGCCCCTCCAGGAGCTCTGCAAGAAGCTCTGGCTGAGCAGGTCGGGGCCCGGGGCCGGGGCCAGATTCTCCTCCGCCCCCACGTGGAAGCTGCACATGGACAGGGGGGCTCCCAGTGCCGGCCCCGACAGACTCTCGGACACGCACAGGTCGTCATCCGGGCTCGGGCCCGCCGGGCCCGCGGCGGGGTCGTAGAAGAGCTCGTAGAGGGCGTCGCCGCTGCAGCTGTCCCGGGGGAAGGCGGCGGCGGGCGCGCCCGGGCTGGGggcctccttcctgtcctcctccAGGCCCGCTGAGAAGGAGTCGTAGTAGCCCTCATCGCTCGTGGACGCCGATCCCGGCCGCTCGCTCCTGGGGGTGCCTGTGTCTACGGGGCTGGCTTTGGAGTCGCTGAGGGTGTCCCTGCATGGGCGCAGGGGCAGCTCGGCGAGCCCGGCCGCATCGGGCCTGGGCTGGTCTGTGGGAGCCCCCCGGGGGCCTAGCAGGGCGCGTTGCTGCTGCCGCACCGAATGATTCACGCGGTCCCAGAACCTGGCGAGGTCGGCCATCTCGTTCTGGGCCGGCGACGCCAGCTGCTCCACGCTGCCCTGGCAGGGGCCCCTGGGAGCCCTGCTCTCGGGGGCCTGCGGTGCCCGGGCTGGGCTCCCTAGGCCCTCATTCAACTCCAGGGATGGCACTGAGCTCTCATCTGCAAAGATCTCCCCGCACCCAGTGAGTGAGTCAAAGCTCTTAAGTGAGGCCACGTCCTCACACAGGGCCCTGCAGAGGTCCAAGGAGGACTCGGGCAGGAACTCGCTGTCAGACAGGTCCTGGCACAGGCCgtcctggccccagcccctcgCCCAAGGGGAAGGAGGCTTTGCCTCGCTGCCCTCCATCTTCTGATGGGCTCTCAGGGGAGGACAGGCTCTTCCCCTTGGTTGCCAGCGAGGCCAAGTTCTCAGTTTTGTTTCTGCGAATGTGGAATAGGTTCCGAAAGCACTTCTTGGGTCGTTTCAGGGAAATCCTCTTCCTTGGGATGCTCTTGGCCACGGCGGGCACAAAGGGCATCTGGGGCACAAAGTGGCGGTAGTCAATCATGCGCTGGCTGCTGGCGGGCCCTGGGAAGCTCGCGCTGCCCACCAGCTGCCCAGCAGCTGCGgctgccctgccagcccctggcacACTCTCCTGCGTCTTGCTCTTCCGCACCAGTTTGAAGGTGGCCCCACAGAGAGCCGTGGCCCCCGCACCGGCATCTGGCTGTGTCCCCTTGTCGGAGCATCTGTCGTATCCTTGGGTGCTGGGGCTGACCTGGGGGCCCTGCTCGCTGTGGGGCCGCTGCGCCCCACCTGGTGAGACTGACcagggccctgcctcctccctggccgGGGCAGTAGCTGCTGGGTCTGGGGGCTTCTCGTGGGAAATCTGCAGGCTGGATTTGATGAAGGTCTTTCCTCTCTTCAGCTCCATGCTGCAGTGGCCCTCTGCTGTGGAAGAAAGTGGGAGGCACTCAGTGTCCAAGATAGAGGTGGGTGGTTCTGGCAGACCGGCACCCCCTGCTCACATGGGCGTGGGCGCTGAGCTCTGACATCTGAGACTGGATCCTCcatggaggcaggggagagggagacagggaccACTCCACCCACACTTGCTGCTCCAGCCTTTGTAGACAACTCATGCTCAGAGAAGTTACATCACGTGCCTAAGGGCACAAAGTAGGAGCCAAAATGAGAGAGACTGGGGCCTGCTGCTCCTGCAGCTGTGACCTTGTGTCTCCCTCAAACATCCTCTCAGAGCTGAACCTGGCCAAATCAGATGCCCATTTCCAGGGCCGGTCACTCTACCAATAGCACCATATCCTCAGGGGAGTATCATGGCCCTTCTGAGTGGATGGAGCAATGGATTCAATAAGTAAGTTGCTTCCTTCATGTAAGAGACAAAGCGAGAGGGAACTCGAGCCTGattcctgggctgggggcagtcGGCCATCAGTGGGAGGGGAAGACACAGTCATGGCCCTCCAGGACTCAGTCTACACAGAGGCCACCAGGCAAGGCACAGCCAAGCACCTAATGCTGCCCACGAGCTTAGACATGAAGAAGAGAGAGCATCAGCGGTGGAAGGCAAGAGAACAGAGGCAAGCATGAGGCCGGGAGCAGGCAGACTGGCTGGCACAGCACATCGTGGGCTGGAAGAGCAGGTGGGTGTCATCTTTTGGGCACAGCCTAACTGACAGACACTGATACTGGGCGCACCATCTGGAGGTTTCTGATGCTCAGTGTGAGTTCAGTGGGAAAGGGTGCTGGAATTGCTTACTGATGTCTGCCCTGGGGGGTGGGAGCGGAGAGGATGGCAAGAGTGTTAACAACTTGATCGCCCTGGCACAGCTGATGGGTTTGGCCTTACACCTGAATCAATGAAGAGCTGTGACAGTCTtctgagtgggtgggtgggagcgGTGGCATAATGAAGTCGGTAGTCTACAACCATCTGACATCTGAGTGGACAGAAGAAATCAGGAGAGAAGCTCTGAGCAGAGAGGACTCACAAGAGGCACCTAAAATGGCGCTGAGTATGTGGACCTAAGGTCTAGGT
The genomic region above belongs to Camelus ferus isolate YT-003-E chromosome 5, BCGSAC_Cfer_1.0, whole genome shotgun sequence and contains:
- the AMER3 gene encoding LOW QUALITY PROTEIN: APC membrane recruitment protein 3 (The sequence of the model RefSeq protein was modified relative to this genomic sequence to represent the inferred CDS: inserted 2 bases in 1 codon; deleted 2 bases in 2 codons; substituted 2 bases at 2 genomic stop codons), translated to MELKRGKTFIKSSLQISHEKPPDPAATAPAREEAGPWSVSPGGAQRPHSEQGPQVSPSTQGYDRCSDKGTQPDAGAGATALCGATFKLVRKSKTQESVPGAGRAAAAAGQLVGSASFPGPASSQRMIDYRHFVPQMPFVPAVAKSIPRKRISLKRPKKCFRNLFHIRRNKTENLASLATKGKSLSSPESPSEDGGQRGKASFPLGEGLGQDGLCQDLSDSEFLPESSLDLCRALCEDVASLKSFDSLTGCGEIFADESSVPSLELNEGLGSPARAPQAPESRAPRGPCQGSVEQLASPAQNEMADLARFWDRVNHSVRQQQRALLGPRGAPTDQPRPDAAGLAELPLRPCRDTLSDSKASPVDTGTPRSERPGSASTSDEGYYDSFSAGLEEDRKEAPSPGAPAAAFPRDSCSGDALYELFYDPAAGPAGPSPDDDLCVSESLSGPALGAPLSMCSFHVGAEENLAPAPGPDLLSQSFLQSSWRGKECLLKLCDTELAITMGIINWLRRGPELRASPASAPGEPAQTPAAAPEKGGLGPVKLEGRGPRALDAGRTTVSSAPSTRELWACSGPEGPLGVSEVLAGAEQGPSSPSRDPSLECVWISGGEGTQGCPEGSFSSVESAASVTTSISSRSKVPDPSAWPSSQEPRPPGNLGCFQGPWRPGLGGNSLDSELTLTGYVAQMAALQIHPDCQPPAAQPLRQNTGSGLCGQTQASGPDILQQEHPNSFPSVAAICGLPSVAGPLDQRCPACILDLSQLKAEPARLDAQARASAEDQPLQAAHRGQLDSXPPLGPAAGXDSXGSPVRSSGPHFHSQQEGSPSASAPESLCSFLALMPDGLLCNQLEVGAPGPALLSPTFTTGLCLCGHIQESLRPKSPPSAPDVRTVLGGGQWQD